The proteins below come from a single Mauremys reevesii isolate NIE-2019 linkage group 6, ASM1616193v1, whole genome shotgun sequence genomic window:
- the LOC120407541 gene encoding interferon beta-like, with product MISRSLLQFCLLLLFSSEISCLDCNRLHVLQTRMNSESLERLEKMGGNFPFQCLNERTAFKPRDILKIPLSQQENAKVAIQQILQELFHIFNNNLTQAAWDGTSIKEFQNGLHQQIEKLETCLSAEMEKEITHSGNETLLLSSLKLKRYFQTIDDFLKEKQYSRCAWEIIRVEISRCFLILNILTKRLENEARDASCNDVMKTAE from the exons ATGATCAGCAGGAGTTTGCTGCAAttttgcctcctgctgctcttctCCAGTGAAATCTCATGTCTGGACTGTAACAGGCTTCATGTTCTACAAACCAGAATGAACAGTGAGAGCTTAGAGCGTCTGGAGAAAATGGGTGGAAACTTTCCCTTCCAGTGTTTAAATGAAAGGACAGCTTTCAAGCCCAGAGATATCCTCAAGATCCCATTGTCCCAGCAAGAGAATGCCAAGGTAGCCATCCAGCAGATCCTCCAAGAGCTCTTCCATATCTTTAACAACAATCTCACCCAAGCTGCCTGGGATGGGACTTCCATAAAGGAATTCCAAAATGGACTTCACCAGCAGATTGAGAAGCTGGAGACGTGTTTGAGTGCTGAGATGGAAAAGGAAATAACCCACTCAGGAAACGAGACCCTGCTGCTCAGCAGCCTGAAACTGAAGAGATACTTCCAGACAATAGACGATTTCCTGAAAGAAAAGCAATATAGCCGGTGTGCCTGGGAGATCATCCGTGTGGAAATATCCAGATGTTTTCTCATTCTCAACATACTCACAAAAAGACTTGAAAATGAAG CACGTGATGCTTCGTGTAATGATGTTATGAAAACAGCTGAATGA
- the LOC120407302 gene encoding interferon beta-like, translated as MISRSLLQFCLLLLFSSEISCLDCNRLHVLQTRMNSESLEHLEKMGGNFPFQCLNERTAFKPREILKIPLSQQVNAKVAIQQILQELFHIFNNNLTQAAWDGTSIKEFQNGLHQQIEKLETCLSAEMEKEITHSGNETLLLSSLKLKRYFQTIDDFLKEKQYSRCAWEIIRVEISRCFLILNILTKRLENEAHDASSNDVLKTAE; from the exons ATGATCAGCAGGAGTTTGCTGCAAttttgcctcctgctgctcttctCCAGTGAAATCTCATGTCTGGACTGTAACAGGCTTCATGTTCTACAAACCAGAATGAACAGTGAGAGCTTAGAGCATCTGGAGAAAATGGGTGGAAACTTTCCCTTCCAGTGTTTAAATGAAAGGACAGCTTTCAAGCCCAGAGAGATCCTCAAGATCCCATTGTCCCAGCAAGTGAATGCCAAGGTAGCCATCCAGCAGATCCTCCAAGAGCTCTTCCATATCTTTAACAACAATCTCACCCAAGCTGCCTGGGATGGGACTTCCATAAAGGAATTCCAAAATGGACTTCACCAGCAGATTGAGAAGCTGGAGACGTGTTTGAGTGCTGAGATGGAAAAGGAAATAACCCACTCAGGAAACGAGACCCTCCTGCTCAGCAGCCTGAAACTGAAGAGATACTTCCAGACAATAGACGATTTCCTGAAAGAAAAGCAATATAGCCGGTGTGCCTGGGAGATCATCCGTGTGGAAATATCCAGATGTTTTCTCATTCTCAACATACTCACAAAGAGACTTGAAAATGAAG CACATGATGCTTCAAGTAATGATGTTCTGAAAACCGCTGAGTGA